The following are encoded together in the Bacilli bacterium genome:
- a CDS encoding thioesterase family protein, which yields MENIWHQHILRARYQETDQMGVVHHANYLGWFETGRTEWLRSAGSSYHQLESLGLFLPLVDLSIKYRKPAHYDDLIAVYTSLTDFSAVRVQFDYEVRRIADAPAGAAALQSGQHAKSGEGGFGVAPEGELLSSGSSRHMWLNREWKPARLDKIAPEVFRLLQSYLRRDAIS from the coding sequence CATATATTGCGCGCCCGTTATCAGGAAACCGACCAGATGGGCGTCGTTCATCACGCGAATTATTTGGGCTGGTTTGAAACCGGACGCACGGAATGGCTGCGCAGCGCCGGCTCTTCTTATCACCAGTTGGAAAGTTTGGGGCTCTTTTTGCCGTTAGTCGATTTGAGCATCAAATATCGCAAGCCGGCACATTATGACGACCTTATCGCCGTCTATACTTCTTTAACCGATTTTTCGGCGGTGCGCGTGCAATTCGACTATGAGGTCAGGCGAATCGCGGATGCGCCGGCGGGCGCGGCCGCATTGCAGTCGGGGCAACATGCCAAGAGCGGAGAAGGCGGGTTTGGGGTTGCGCCGGAAGGAGAGCTTTTGTCTAGCGGTTCGAGCAGGCATATGTGGCTGAATCGCGAGTGGAAGCCGGCCCGTCTCGACAAAATAGCGCCGGAGGTATTTCGCCTGCTTCAAAGCTATTTGCGCCGGGACGCCATCTCTTAG